A stretch of the Bdellovibrio sp. 22V genome encodes the following:
- a CDS encoding pyruvate dehydrogenase yields the protein MDNSFKNVKPEVLDSIARRAHYLATQMIWQANHRPDKEKGDPKIGGHPAASASSLHIMGALHLLVKSSFDHIANKPHASPTDHSYNYLLDLLLKNDLSKLTQEQADQAMNGLRKFTDGSEFVFQSYHSAYDPDHHNFFPSGTVGIPPVEAGYMALAYRYAREHGYEVPDAHFWAVCGDSEFREGSMYEAVPDFAERELGSLTWILDYNRQSLDGHRITNKEIMNGTDADRVERTMAANGWEVIQVRHGAKRQALFKKKDGELFKNFLEKELEDYELQALLLVQDMKALKKGIAKEHPNMKKFMDSITDEELFDAIRDFGGHDMLALAEAMEKSKQSKRKPTIIIAHTLKGWGLKAAAQPGNHSSLPQEEEVMELKAKQGIKGDKLYERFAANSVEGKFLAARGEKLYSEIKAQHALKAKNQDYFLKKLTEFGDIPQSLDINTKMTSYPHTQWMLGQLTAKLTRIANTPLDESKLSEKQKPLTDLEKPFKLPGELFISMAPDVGTSTNLNPAMDGKIFGAPVVQDLETELGVKDHKLPDLVPGEDVSDRFLRFEIAEGNVMSCVGAFGKMRDVLGIPIIPLMTVYDFFIKRALDQYFYNLYWKSSFICVGTPSGVTLSPEGAQHGWKSDIQIPNQITWEPFFCQELDWILCDTIKRHVLNDNAGRTGTLLRLVTRGAEQKDMLHYLKKQARFKAGLEGSLARAEFPVAGALNEEDVASMDEAQIMSAIREDVLKGAYYLIDYRGYAGFEPGDNVVNVFAMGSLVTEAIKASEALLARGIYANVIVVTSSDLLVGIQAHETDYEYLKNGLGVNSNLYLRKADEVTTGDLITVAGKRIPAVAVFDGEAGLLDNIGSIIGVRQETLAVRKHSKCGRPSEIYAYHGIDAESVVEACGKVLAETALEKVIVSENALGEAHQAEGRAGHWTDLWPAKTPVQKH from the coding sequence TTGGATAATTCTTTTAAAAACGTCAAACCTGAGGTTCTAGATTCTATCGCTAGACGTGCTCACTACTTGGCTACGCAAATGATCTGGCAAGCCAATCATCGCCCTGACAAAGAAAAAGGCGATCCAAAGATCGGTGGCCATCCGGCTGCATCCGCAAGTTCGCTTCACATCATGGGTGCATTGCACTTGCTTGTGAAATCCAGCTTCGACCACATTGCAAACAAGCCGCATGCTTCCCCAACAGATCACTCTTACAACTATCTTTTGGATCTTTTGTTGAAGAACGATCTTTCTAAGCTGACTCAAGAACAAGCAGACCAAGCAATGAACGGTTTACGTAAGTTTACTGACGGCAGTGAGTTCGTATTCCAATCTTACCACTCTGCTTACGATCCTGATCATCACAACTTCTTCCCGTCTGGAACAGTGGGTATTCCGCCTGTTGAAGCGGGCTACATGGCTTTGGCTTATCGCTATGCGCGCGAGCACGGCTATGAAGTGCCAGATGCTCACTTCTGGGCTGTGTGCGGTGACTCTGAATTCCGCGAAGGCTCTATGTACGAAGCGGTTCCTGACTTTGCAGAGCGCGAGTTGGGCTCATTGACTTGGATCTTGGACTACAACCGTCAATCTTTGGATGGTCATCGTATCACGAACAAAGAAATCATGAATGGAACGGATGCAGACCGCGTTGAGCGCACAATGGCTGCCAACGGCTGGGAAGTCATTCAAGTTCGTCACGGCGCTAAACGCCAAGCTTTGTTCAAAAAGAAAGACGGCGAGCTTTTCAAAAACTTCCTAGAAAAAGAATTGGAAGACTACGAACTTCAAGCGCTTCTTCTTGTTCAAGACATGAAGGCGCTTAAAAAAGGCATCGCAAAAGAACATCCAAACATGAAGAAATTCATGGACAGCATCACCGATGAAGAGTTGTTCGATGCGATCCGCGACTTCGGGGGCCACGACATGTTGGCTCTTGCCGAGGCGATGGAGAAATCAAAACAATCTAAGCGCAAACCAACAATCATCATTGCTCACACTTTGAAAGGTTGGGGCTTGAAAGCGGCTGCTCAACCGGGCAACCACTCTTCTTTGCCACAAGAAGAAGAAGTGATGGAATTGAAAGCAAAACAAGGCATCAAAGGCGATAAGCTTTATGAGCGTTTTGCAGCGAATTCTGTAGAAGGTAAATTCTTGGCTGCGCGCGGAGAAAAACTTTACTCTGAAATCAAAGCGCAACACGCTTTGAAAGCGAAGAACCAAGACTACTTCTTGAAAAAGTTGACTGAATTCGGTGATATTCCTCAGTCTTTGGATATCAACACAAAAATGACAAGCTATCCGCACACACAATGGATGTTGGGTCAGTTGACAGCGAAGTTGACTCGTATTGCGAACACTCCGCTGGATGAATCAAAACTTTCTGAAAAACAAAAACCTCTGACAGATCTCGAGAAGCCATTCAAACTTCCTGGTGAATTGTTCATCTCTATGGCTCCGGACGTGGGAACTTCAACGAACTTGAATCCTGCGATGGACGGTAAGATCTTCGGTGCTCCTGTTGTTCAAGACTTGGAAACGGAATTGGGCGTTAAAGACCACAAGCTTCCTGACCTTGTTCCTGGCGAAGACGTTTCAGACCGCTTCTTGCGCTTCGAAATCGCCGAAGGCAACGTGATGTCTTGCGTGGGCGCATTCGGAAAAATGCGTGATGTTTTGGGTATTCCAATCATTCCTTTGATGACGGTCTATGACTTCTTCATCAAACGTGCGTTAGATCAATACTTCTACAACCTTTATTGGAAGAGCTCGTTCATTTGCGTGGGCACTCCATCAGGTGTGACGTTGTCTCCTGAAGGTGCGCAACACGGTTGGAAGTCTGACATCCAGATCCCCAACCAAATCACCTGGGAACCGTTCTTCTGCCAAGAACTTGACTGGATCCTCTGTGACACTATCAAACGTCACGTTTTGAACGACAATGCCGGCAGAACAGGAACGTTGTTGCGACTTGTGACTCGTGGTGCGGAACAAAAAGACATGCTTCATTACTTGAAAAAACAAGCTCGCTTCAAAGCGGGTCTTGAAGGTTCTTTGGCACGCGCCGAGTTCCCTGTTGCTGGTGCTTTGAACGAAGAAGACGTTGCATCCATGGACGAAGCACAAATCATGTCTGCGATCCGTGAAGACGTTTTGAAGGGCGCTTACTACTTGATCGATTACCGTGGTTACGCAGGTTTCGAACCCGGCGACAACGTGGTGAACGTATTCGCGATGGGTTCCCTTGTAACGGAAGCAATCAAAGCATCAGAAGCTTTGTTGGCTCGTGGTATTTACGCAAACGTGATCGTTGTGACTTCTTCAGATCTTCTTGTGGGTATTCAAGCTCACGAAACAGATTACGAATACTTGAAAAACGGTCTTGGCGTGAATTCAAACTTGTACTTGAGAAAAGCGGATGAAGTGACCACAGGTGATTTGATCACGGTTGCTGGTAAACGCATCCCTGCTGTTGCTGTCTTCGACGGTGAAGCTGGTTTGCTAGATAATATCGGCTCTATCATTGGTGTTCGCCAAGAGACTTTGGCAGTGCGCAAGCACTCGAAGTGTGGTCGCCCTTCTGAAATCTACGCTTATCATGGCATCGACGCAGAATCTGTTGTTGAAGCTTGCGGTAAAGTGTTGGCTGAAACGGCCCTGGAGAAAGTCATTGTGTCCGAAAATGCTTTGGGCGAAGCTCATCAAGCAGAGGGACGCGCGGGGCACTGGACAGATTTGTGGCCAGCTAAAACTCCGGTACAAAAACATTAA
- a CDS encoding error-prone DNA polymerase, producing the protein MGISINGQKKINLPSRMSGMQTTQKNSSVPAVRARGFVELMARTNFSFLQGASHPEEMVTEAIVHGYDGIGVCDLNGLYGVVRGFQTMQSPSLFKASKKAKEGFHYLIGSELTLTDETSITLIPINKQGYSHLCELLTLGKRQAAKGFSKLTLEQVEKYNQGLLCLALPPWTDERYERLEKIFDDRLYLPVWRDLTWESHEHCRSAFALEEKYQARLFVTQRPFMHHPERKYLFDVLICILHHTTLKEAKNKLIQNAERCLKSLEDLSFLWQDRLDLVEKTVEIAARVKFSLDEIRYRYPHSQLPQGLTPSEHLRNLAWEGAKKRFPSGIPEKVSKMIDYELALIKELEYEDYFLTLKEICDFATEKDILHQGRGSAANSVVCFCIGLTSVNPNEIDLLFERFISRERREPPDIDIDFEHNRREEVIQHIYEKYNERHAAMVCTVIRYRSRMAIRETAKVFGIPLSKINEMIKFMGRDGMSRLLEPEVGQKFGLAPHEWKLFLAMAQQLHGFPRHLGIHTGGFLITQDPITEMVPVEKATMNDRYVIQWNKDDVATLKLMKIDVLSLGMLTCLKKCFDLLKTHKNRPLELHTIPANDQPTYEMIGRADTVGVFQIESRAQMQTLPRMKPKDFYDLVIEVALVRPGPLQGGMVHPYLRRRQGLEKAHYAHDRLKPILEKTFGVPIFQEQVMKIVIEVADFTPGEADELRRIMSSAWRKRSTMEGIKQRILAGFAKYEITPEYGEQIYKTIEGFANYGFPESHAASFAILTYASCYIKHHYPDVFACGLLNSQPMGFYAPRTLIAEAQRNGVEVRPLCIQHSDYDYTLETNLVGHALRVGMRSLYGVPEVLLRRIEESRRQDGEFKDLADFIRRTQLPRAALVKIAGAGALSCFNTNVRELIWHLESLSLDQESFLWGHPKEQFSLEDQDDEPEHLPFESNWDRLRREYDSKGFSVDSHPLSVLRSYLKSKSSELVAKRYVPYFNSADLPKMKNKCKVRLAGLVSVTQRPPTAKGMCFITLEDEFGFMNIVIHPDVYQKDRMAIYGRSLLEVHGTIEKVGELINIRAERVLPLQ; encoded by the coding sequence ATGGGTATTTCGATTAACGGTCAGAAAAAAATAAATCTGCCTTCGCGCATGTCGGGCATGCAGACCACGCAAAAAAACTCGTCCGTACCTGCGGTGCGAGCGCGAGGTTTCGTCGAGCTCATGGCCCGCACGAATTTTTCTTTTTTGCAGGGAGCTTCCCATCCCGAAGAGATGGTCACGGAAGCCATTGTTCACGGCTATGACGGCATCGGCGTCTGCGACCTGAACGGTCTTTACGGCGTCGTGCGCGGTTTTCAAACGATGCAGTCGCCGTCCCTTTTTAAGGCTTCAAAGAAAGCCAAAGAAGGTTTTCATTATCTCATTGGTTCCGAACTGACGTTGACGGATGAAACCTCCATCACGTTGATTCCTATAAACAAGCAGGGTTATTCACATCTTTGCGAACTTCTAACTTTAGGAAAACGACAAGCAGCCAAAGGCTTTTCCAAACTCACTCTGGAGCAAGTTGAAAAATACAATCAAGGTCTTTTGTGTTTGGCTTTGCCGCCTTGGACTGACGAACGCTATGAACGCCTGGAAAAAATTTTCGACGACCGTCTTTATCTTCCCGTTTGGAGAGATTTGACCTGGGAATCGCACGAACATTGCCGAAGTGCTTTTGCCTTGGAAGAAAAATATCAAGCCCGTCTTTTTGTCACACAACGACCTTTTATGCATCATCCGGAGCGCAAATATCTTTTCGATGTGCTCATTTGCATTTTGCACCACACCACTTTGAAAGAGGCGAAAAACAAACTGATTCAAAATGCCGAGCGCTGTTTGAAAAGCCTCGAAGATCTTTCCTTTCTTTGGCAAGACCGCCTGGATCTTGTGGAAAAAACTGTGGAGATCGCCGCACGAGTGAAGTTCTCTTTGGATGAAATTCGTTATCGCTATCCGCACTCACAACTTCCGCAAGGACTCACTCCCTCGGAACATCTGCGCAATCTGGCTTGGGAGGGCGCAAAGAAAAGATTCCCCTCTGGCATTCCTGAAAAAGTCAGCAAGATGATTGATTACGAACTCGCTCTTATTAAAGAGCTTGAGTATGAGGATTATTTTTTAACTCTGAAGGAAATTTGCGATTTCGCGACGGAAAAAGACATTCTTCATCAAGGCCGAGGTTCCGCGGCGAACTCTGTCGTGTGTTTTTGTATTGGCTTGACGTCGGTGAATCCGAACGAGATTGATTTACTCTTTGAGCGCTTTATCTCACGCGAACGCCGGGAGCCTCCGGATATTGACATCGACTTCGAACACAACCGTCGCGAAGAAGTCATTCAGCATATTTACGAAAAATACAATGAACGGCACGCCGCCATGGTTTGTACTGTCATTCGTTATCGCTCGCGCATGGCTATTCGTGAAACCGCCAAAGTTTTTGGTATTCCTCTTTCCAAGATCAACGAAATGATTAAATTTATGGGCCGGGACGGAATGAGCCGTCTGCTTGAACCGGAAGTGGGACAGAAATTTGGTTTAGCTCCCCATGAGTGGAAATTATTTCTAGCTATGGCTCAACAGCTGCATGGGTTTCCACGCCATCTTGGAATTCATACGGGCGGATTTCTTATCACGCAAGACCCTATTACAGAAATGGTTCCCGTGGAAAAAGCTACGATGAATGACCGCTATGTCATTCAGTGGAATAAAGACGATGTGGCAACACTCAAGCTCATGAAGATTGACGTTTTAAGTTTGGGAATGCTCACGTGTTTGAAAAAGTGTTTCGATCTTTTGAAGACTCATAAAAACCGTCCTCTGGAATTGCATACCATTCCGGCTAACGACCAACCCACTTATGAAATGATTGGTCGCGCGGATACTGTTGGAGTTTTCCAAATTGAATCGCGCGCGCAAATGCAAACGTTGCCACGAATGAAGCCCAAAGATTTTTATGACTTGGTGATCGAAGTGGCTCTTGTACGCCCAGGTCCCTTGCAAGGGGGCATGGTGCATCCTTACCTACGTCGACGCCAGGGTTTGGAAAAAGCGCATTATGCGCATGACCGCCTGAAACCTATTCTGGAAAAAACTTTCGGCGTACCTATCTTTCAAGAACAGGTTATGAAGATCGTTATTGAAGTTGCGGACTTCACTCCGGGAGAAGCCGATGAGCTGAGAAGAATTATGTCTTCGGCTTGGCGCAAACGTTCCACTATGGAAGGCATCAAACAACGCATTCTTGCGGGATTTGCCAAATATGAAATCACGCCTGAGTATGGCGAACAGATTTATAAAACCATCGAAGGTTTCGCGAACTACGGTTTTCCGGAAAGTCATGCGGCGAGCTTTGCCATTCTCACTTACGCCAGTTGCTATATAAAACATCATTATCCCGACGTTTTTGCCTGTGGTTTGCTGAACAGTCAGCCCATGGGTTTTTATGCGCCTCGCACTTTGATCGCCGAGGCTCAGCGCAATGGTGTGGAGGTTCGTCCTCTTTGCATTCAACACTCTGATTACGATTATACTTTAGAAACAAATTTAGTAGGTCATGCTTTGCGTGTGGGAATGCGCTCTCTGTACGGGGTGCCTGAAGTTTTGTTAAGACGTATCGAAGAGTCGCGCAGACAGGACGGCGAATTCAAAGATCTTGCCGATTTCATCCGCCGGACTCAGTTACCACGAGCCGCTTTGGTCAAAATCGCCGGCGCGGGAGCTTTGTCATGTTTTAACACCAATGTGCGCGAGCTGATTTGGCATTTGGAAAGTCTAAGCCTGGATCAGGAAAGTTTCCTCTGGGGACATCCGAAAGAACAATTCAGCTTAGAAGATCAAGACGACGAACCGGAGCATCTGCCGTTTGAATCCAACTGGGATCGCTTGCGCCGCGAATATGACAGCAAAGGTTTCTCGGTGGATTCACATCCTCTGTCAGTTTTGCGCTCTTACTTGAAAAGCAAAAGCAGCGAACTGGTCGCCAAACGTTACGTGCCTTATTTCAATTCTGCCGATCTCCCCAAGATGAAGAACAAGTGTAAGGTGCGTTTAGCGGGACTTGTTTCGGTGACCCAAAGACCCCCGACAGCCAAAGGCATGTGTTTCATCACTCTGGAAGACGAGTTCGGTTTCATGAATATCGTGATTCATCCCGACGTTTATCAAAAAGACCGGATGGCTATTTACGGCCGCTCTCTTCTTGAAGTTCATGGAACTATTGAGAAAGTCGGAGAACTTATCAACATCCGTGCCGAAAGAGTCCTCCCTCTCCAATAG
- a CDS encoding energy transducer TonB: MMKSPSFRMYVLLSLVFHFLVVGTLLLIDNLTPDAPKKETVSINFLSPEDLQKLAAAEQALQKKAYSPNNQIVEQSETSSSEEVPENSRFLSAKNQVVKKQTVAAERGQFQNTKKPSAEKTGPKGDGKAKSVAKSEEAKKEIAKNLFKGFDASEALERQKQAANDSGLGEGRGNGEQNTGTGAEKSQTNDYIKDVETGLETVLNTREFKYYSYYNRIRKQLAQHWEGRVREKLSKMFKEGRSPAATNKDRITKLMIVLNDKGTLVRVQVLSDSGVRDLDDAAIEAFRAAAPFPNPPKGIVEGDGTVKIRWDFVLET; this comes from the coding sequence ATGATGAAGTCACCGTCTTTCAGAATGTATGTACTGCTTTCGCTAGTATTCCACTTTCTAGTTGTGGGAACGCTTCTCTTGATTGACAACTTGACCCCTGATGCTCCGAAAAAGGAAACAGTAAGCATCAACTTTCTGAGCCCGGAAGACCTTCAAAAATTAGCTGCTGCCGAGCAAGCTCTTCAAAAGAAAGCTTATTCGCCAAACAATCAAATCGTGGAACAGAGCGAGACTTCATCCAGTGAAGAAGTGCCTGAAAATTCACGCTTCTTGAGCGCAAAAAATCAGGTCGTGAAGAAACAGACCGTCGCTGCAGAGCGCGGACAATTCCAAAACACAAAGAAACCTTCGGCAGAAAAAACTGGACCTAAGGGTGACGGTAAAGCGAAGTCTGTAGCTAAATCTGAAGAAGCAAAAAAAGAAATCGCGAAAAATCTTTTCAAGGGATTTGATGCGAGTGAGGCCTTGGAACGTCAAAAACAAGCGGCGAATGATTCCGGTCTTGGCGAAGGTCGAGGCAACGGTGAACAGAATACCGGCACCGGCGCGGAAAAGAGTCAAACGAACGACTACATCAAAGATGTCGAAACGGGTCTCGAAACTGTACTGAATACGCGCGAGTTTAAATACTACTCTTACTACAACCGCATTCGTAAACAGTTGGCGCAACACTGGGAAGGCCGCGTGCGCGAAAAACTTTCCAAGATGTTCAAAGAAGGCCGCTCCCCTGCAGCAACAAACAAAGACCGTATCACCAAGTTGATGATCGTTTTGAACGACAAAGGCACTTTAGTTCGCGTGCAAGTGTTGAGCGACTCGGGTGTTCGCGATCTTGATGACGCTGCGATTGAAGCGTTCCGCGCGGCCGCTCCATTCCCGAATCCTCCCAAGGGTATCGTCGAAGGCGACGGCACCGTCAAAATCCGCTGGGACTTCGTCCTCGAAACCTAA
- a CDS encoding methylated-DNA--[protein]-cysteine S-methyltransferase, which yields MGELQFNVYKVSSEFGDWLAAFENDELIFLGSYGLGKKLVEGDLAELFHKNYGFAVGSFTPAKWKKGNFWNTKHKIKLQGTEFQMKVWLQLLKIPHGETVTYSDLAKKLRKPSAVRAVASAVAKNPISYWIPCHRVVGKNSNLFKYHWGPKVKQQLLFAETLAD from the coding sequence ATGGGCGAGCTTCAATTCAATGTTTATAAAGTTTCTTCCGAATTCGGCGACTGGTTGGCAGCGTTTGAAAACGACGAGCTGATCTTCTTGGGCTCATATGGCTTGGGTAAAAAACTTGTCGAAGGAGATTTGGCGGAACTTTTCCATAAAAACTATGGTTTTGCTGTAGGCTCCTTCACTCCGGCGAAATGGAAAAAAGGCAACTTCTGGAATACGAAGCACAAAATCAAACTGCAAGGCACTGAGTTTCAAATGAAAGTGTGGTTGCAGCTTCTCAAAATTCCCCACGGAGAAACGGTCACTTACTCGGATCTCGCGAAAAAATTGCGCAAGCCTTCTGCGGTTCGCGCCGTTGCTTCTGCTGTTGCCAAAAATCCCATCAGCTATTGGATCCCTTGCCATCGTGTCGTGGGCAAAAATTCGAACTTGTTTAAATATCACTGGGGACCGAAGGTAAAACAGCAATTATTATTCGCTGAAACGCTGGCTGACTAA
- a CDS encoding M23 family metallopeptidase: protein MDKKKVTLFIVSNQTGKTRKIVLSAAWLKAISFISAVVIIIFAAGLVDYFGLLLQAMENKRLKAENAQLIKQFQVVESKVSALENSLERVKTFTTKLKLITNVDAEDRITKLTMGPKPAAGQQVEEYEPMEARVEGEVLEEQDEVFANKRPLNDQVGELADEAADKDYASLVVRIDKAVKETQLKEQSVIDLWESLSERQSLLNSTPNMKPAKGWITSRFGYRVSPFSGKTALHAGLDIAAAPGSPVYAPADGVVVFASYDESYGKLITIDYGYGVTTRFGHLSQIYVQVGQRVSKWDVVGAVGNTGRSTGPHLHYEVRINGTAVDPINYILDE, encoded by the coding sequence TTGGATAAAAAGAAAGTCACGCTGTTTATTGTGAGCAATCAGACGGGTAAGACCCGTAAGATTGTGCTCTCGGCTGCATGGCTGAAAGCGATTTCTTTTATCTCGGCGGTGGTGATTATTATTTTCGCCGCGGGTCTCGTGGATTATTTCGGTTTGCTTTTGCAGGCGATGGAAAATAAACGTCTGAAAGCTGAAAACGCGCAACTCATTAAGCAGTTCCAAGTCGTTGAAAGTAAAGTTAGCGCTCTTGAAAATTCCTTAGAGCGCGTGAAAACATTTACAACCAAATTGAAATTGATCACGAATGTCGATGCGGAAGACCGTATCACGAAGCTGACGATGGGACCAAAGCCGGCAGCAGGTCAGCAGGTTGAAGAATACGAACCAATGGAAGCTCGTGTTGAAGGTGAAGTACTTGAAGAGCAAGATGAAGTCTTTGCGAACAAACGTCCATTGAACGATCAAGTGGGTGAGCTGGCCGACGAAGCGGCTGATAAAGATTACGCCTCTTTGGTGGTGCGAATTGATAAAGCTGTTAAAGAGACTCAGTTGAAAGAACAAAGTGTCATCGATCTTTGGGAAAGTTTGTCAGAACGCCAAAGTTTGTTGAACTCGACACCGAATATGAAACCGGCAAAAGGCTGGATTACGTCACGCTTTGGTTATCGTGTGTCTCCGTTCTCGGGTAAAACAGCGTTGCATGCGGGACTGGATATCGCGGCGGCTCCGGGGTCTCCGGTGTATGCGCCTGCGGATGGTGTCGTGGTGTTTGCAAGTTACGATGAATCTTACGGTAAGTTGATTACGATCGATTACGGTTATGGCGTGACCACACGTTTTGGTCACTTGTCGCAAATTTACGTTCAAGTAGGTCAGCGTGTCAGTAAATGGGACGTTGTCGGAGCGGTCGGTAACACGGGACGTTCGACAGGGCCGCACTTGCACTATGAGGTGCGTATTAACGGGACGGCCGTTGATCCTATCAACTACATCCTTGATGAGTAA
- a CDS encoding class I SAM-dependent methyltransferase, whose protein sequence is MIIFSSQDPFPLLTLGSYSYKEAQNHSVIADEWLGFQISATEENIRRQNKLPEQQNWEHLSEQAFQTPYIELRNILELLTLKPGDHIVDLGCAYARMAFLILRHFQGVQFTGYELEKERVLEALRVLGPQSSQDIKILPQDLSALSFKAPAADVYFIFDYGTEAAVKKTLEDLKAVASARSVRVVARGRLSRFLIHRDHPWLAEVVTPQHFEHFSIYTS, encoded by the coding sequence ATGATCATTTTTAGCAGCCAAGATCCTTTTCCACTTCTCACCCTGGGCTCTTACTCTTACAAAGAAGCGCAAAATCACTCTGTCATCGCGGATGAATGGCTGGGCTTTCAAATTTCGGCGACAGAGGAAAACATTCGTCGTCAAAACAAACTCCCAGAGCAGCAAAACTGGGAGCACCTGTCAGAACAAGCCTTTCAAACTCCTTACATTGAACTTCGTAATATTCTTGAACTGCTTACGCTTAAACCGGGCGATCATATTGTCGATCTAGGATGCGCTTACGCGCGCATGGCTTTTTTAATCCTAAGACATTTTCAGGGCGTGCAATTCACGGGATATGAATTAGAGAAAGAACGTGTACTTGAAGCTCTTCGTGTTTTGGGACCGCAAAGTTCCCAAGATATAAAAATACTGCCGCAGGATTTGTCGGCTCTCAGTTTCAAGGCTCCCGCCGCAGATGTTTATTTCATCTTTGACTACGGAACAGAAGCCGCTGTAAAGAAAACTCTTGAGGACCTTAAGGCTGTTGCAAGCGCACGTTCCGTTCGCGTGGTAGCCCGGGGAAGACTCTCGCGCTTTCTTATTCATAGAGATCATCCCTGGTTGGCGGAAGTCGTTACGCCCCAGCACTTTGAACACTTCTCCATATACACCTCATAA
- a CDS encoding Stp1/IreP family PP2C-type Ser/Thr phosphatase, with product MKFDSWYLTDKGLRRDSNQDSCLINRELGLFIVADGMGGHSGGEVASSMAVETVEEIMLQPDAQKKSPRELILQCYEEASKRIFDKAANERPELAGMGTTMVMAYIRGKHLYVGNVGDSRCYLFKRPYLWQITEDHSLINEQLRAGVMSEEQVRQFVGRNVITRSVGYERDVYPDIIEREIFPGEMFLMCSDGLSGLVEDGRISEILNQNTPDKSVKACVEQALANGGDDNVTVMLLHFHE from the coding sequence ATGAAATTTGACTCGTGGTATCTGACAGATAAAGGGCTTCGGCGTGATTCAAATCAAGATTCGTGTCTGATCAATAGAGAGCTTGGCCTCTTTATCGTGGCAGATGGAATGGGAGGGCACTCCGGCGGGGAAGTGGCTTCCAGTATGGCGGTGGAAACCGTCGAAGAAATCATGTTGCAACCGGATGCGCAAAAAAAATCTCCGCGCGAATTGATTCTTCAATGCTACGAAGAGGCATCCAAACGCATTTTCGATAAAGCGGCGAATGAACGGCCGGAGCTGGCGGGGATGGGCACCACGATGGTGATGGCTTATATTCGCGGCAAACATCTTTACGTTGGAAACGTCGGTGACTCTCGCTGTTATTTATTCAAGCGTCCTTATCTTTGGCAGATCACCGAAGATCATTCCTTGATCAACGAGCAATTGCGCGCTGGCGTGATGAGTGAAGAACAAGTTCGTCAATTTGTGGGACGAAACGTCATCACTCGCAGTGTGGGATACGAGCGCGATGTGTATCCCGATATCATTGAGAGAGAGATTTTTCCTGGAGAAATGTTCTTGATGTGTTCCGATGGACTCTCGGGTCTTGTGGAAGATGGGCGCATCTCTGAAATTTTAAATCAAAATACACCTGACAAATCAGTCAAAGCTTGTGTAGAACAAGCCCTAGCAAATGGCGGAGACGACAACGTCACAGTCATGCTGCTGCATTTTCACGAGTAG
- a CDS encoding recA protein — protein sequence MSTLALPELANIPFVSAENLQPPAGLPTGVRVFDDFLLWRGIPQGDLSLFQGLPGTGATSVWVRIVQNVHAQNKWAAWVNGSDSQLFPAHLSHHKLNLKKLLVVKEPKETEQLFWLLQELITSSLFEVIGCHLKELFLKNHQLQKLKRLCRLHKVALIFVNQKPTKFINPLYSLMVNFQRDFITVQRALHRPTPFNISGSMVHANFMHQFKDTARKLIS from the coding sequence ATGAGCACCCTCGCCCTTCCCGAACTTGCTAACATCCCTTTTGTCTCTGCAGAGAATCTGCAACCGCCGGCGGGTCTGCCCACAGGCGTTCGCGTTTTCGATGATTTCCTTTTATGGAGAGGCATCCCGCAAGGAGACTTGAGTCTTTTCCAAGGTCTTCCCGGCACCGGAGCTACTTCCGTATGGGTGCGAATCGTCCAAAATGTGCATGCTCAGAATAAATGGGCAGCCTGGGTCAATGGCAGCGACTCCCAGCTTTTCCCCGCGCATCTCTCACACCATAAATTAAATCTAAAAAAACTTTTAGTGGTGAAAGAGCCGAAAGAAACCGAACAACTTTTCTGGCTTCTTCAAGAGTTGATCACAAGTTCTCTTTTTGAAGTGATCGGTTGTCACTTAAAGGAACTCTTTCTTAAAAATCATCAGTTGCAGAAATTAAAACGGCTGTGCCGTCTACATAAAGTCGCTTTGATTTTCGTAAATCAAAAACCGACAAAGTTTATCAATCCTCTTTACAGTTTGATGGTGAATTTTCAAAGAGACTTCATCACCGTCCAACGTGCTCTTCACCGTCCGACACCATTTAATATTTCCGGGAGTATGGTTCATGCGAACTTTATGCATCAATTTAAAGACACCGCAAGAAAGCTCATCAGCTGA